TTACTAATCCGTATGAGTTAGAATGTGCTGTTTAAGCGCTCCTTTTGTCCCAAACGTcttcggacaatgtggacatGAAAAGGGTCGTTCGCCTGCAAAGGAATTGTTCTGCTAAATGGTTCATTATAGTAAAACATTCATGACtaacccgtatgagttcgaatgtgcGGCTTTAGCGATGAACTTTGCTTGAACATtttcggacaatgtggacaagcGTAAGGACGTTCACCTACAAAGGAATGATTCTGCTGAATAGTTCATTGAATTGATTATTTTCTACAgacccgtatgagttcgaatgtgcGCTCGGAGCGTTGAAGCATTCCTATATGCGTTCTGACAGTGTGGACACGAAAAGGAACTTTTACCTGCCAAGAAATTACGCTGCTGAATGGTTCATTGCATTGAATATTTTTCCTACAAACCGGTATGAGATCGAACGTGCACTTTTAGTCTAGTTCTTGAGGAAAATGTTTCTACACACTCTTCACATTTAAATACAGGTTTCTCTCCTGAAAAAGATAGTTTCAATAGATTGTAGtcaatatttacagaaaataacaAATACAAATAGTTCGTAATAAAACATGTTCTACCAACCCGGATGAGCTTGGATGTGCGTTTGGAGCGCTGAAGATTTTACAAACGTCTTAGGACATTGTGGacaagaatagggacgttcGCCTGCAAAGGAATTATTCCGCTGAATTGTTTgttgaaaaaattgagaattgtTTGTTTAAACCCACACTTATTGGTGCGAATGTGATATTGGAGCAATGTACTCTGCGTAAACGCTTTTGAACAACGTAAACAAGAATAGGGACGATCACCTGCAAACGATTGACTCTGCTGAATGGTTCATTACAGTAAAACGTATCCTACCAACCCGTATGGTTTCGAATGTGAATTCGGAGCTTTGCCGATTCCCTATATGTTTTCTGACAATATGGACAAGGAAAGGGTCGTTCACCTACAACGAAATGACTGCTGAATGATTCATTGAATGGAATTGTTTTGACAAACCCGTATGAGTTAGAACGTGCACTTTTAGTCTATGTCTTGAAGCAAATGTTTTTTcacacttttcacatttcaacaGTATCCTTCCTATAAAAGATTCAGATCAGTACATTATTTAATTGTGTGTTATCGTATCAGGTCATTCGACAACCTTCTTTCGCGGAGCCCTTCTTACGTTTTGATACAGCATCTGGAGTTGATGACATATTGTCGTCATCATCTATTTCCCTGATGAAGAATATCTCTCCGATTTCTCTGATTTGCATTTCGTCATCCTGTCCGATCGGTCGGAAATCCACTGCTGGGTCTGTCTCGAAAATATCTTTATTATCCGACAGCTCGTCGTTAATCGTTAGCTCTGGTTCCATCTTGATGTCAGTCGGTTCGGAGATGGGCAAAATTTGGAAGCAACTCTCGGGAATGTTGTGGACTGTTATGAATTCCTGGTGACATTTGTCGCATGTAGGATAACTGCTCAACGGAGAAGTGAAACTTCTCAACTTCTGCAGGACAGTTTTTAGCTTCTGCTCTTCATGAGAGGGAACCAGCACGTGATGGAATTTATCATTGCACATATTGGAGCAAAAGCTACATTGGTCACTGTTGAATGGCCACATATCAGATATCACCAATATATAATACAAATTTTTGATCGCAAATATTTGGTCGATTAATAATCGTTAGTTAAGATTTACCAAAGCATGCCTCGTTATTAAACCAAttccgattcagttgggtcggtttttgcactagCGGGCCAACCCAACAAAACTATCGGCCGATAAAAAGGCTGCAGTCTGTGGGGGGGCTCTGAGAAACGATTTCGACTTGCAATCGTGCGATTTTccatatatttttcaaatatactTACTGGTTGTTGCTAATAAACGCCATCTCCCTTCTCcagttttatttatttgtacGGTCTATATTttggaacaaaaacaaaacaaacttaGGCCGAGGTGACACTGGATCGGagccaaggcgcttatatcaatgtgtaacaggtgaagcaacatcatcacttcaagaAGAAGgctattacggtttgtggagcgggggttgtttgtggcgtatcctagcaataacaaatgctaggatacgccatttttgcattttcacatgcgagagtagtggtaatgagaatgaaattctacaaaatcatccctcctttttcacataaattcgcaaaggcgaacatagtaggcattgTTCGAATGAGCGTCGTatcagtttgtagagagccgccggcagcgttctgatactgtttgtaaacaataccgacagcaattccaatatggctgaaagtgcatttcatatgattgtttcacctggtataaatagaggcgccttgatcggagctaaagccgggttcagacggtgcgagtaagcatacgagtcgatctagtcagttactgcagtgcagctactcacaccgtgtgaacacatcattccagttagtgtcatgtgtgattcggcgtgcgagctacttcaaagttttttgaatttactcgcactcgcatccctcaaaacgtcaaaaacagaatttagcgctcgaatcagggatgccaaatctttacattgtcttgacatgtctctatttttaagatatttgaaaatgtgcgaagatatttatagatttgaaaattattggaaaactaatacgttttctttttgagataactttattgggaatctgaatataaaatcattatcgggcacaattttcattcagaattcactcacaacttgcaaaaaaaagtattgttctaagaaacagaatacataatcgatataaaaaagtagattttccttcattattttagttttcgaGGCGTATTTGTTCcttctgcaaatctactatcattttcattttcctcatctgacaaattcggacctgattgctgtttctgactatttgatgaacatttgaaaaatcgtctggcatctctggtaaacccgtgccgtagtatctagtttcttgccagcagctcacattgtgtgaacggacaaggcgagtcaaccatttgtcaagcgagttcaccgggtcagtagctgctcattgtgaagtcagctactagcaacgtataaatggaccttaagacaagacgtgacaactggcttcttactcttctttctgcattttcgtcgaccaagtgctagataacagggaagcgagatgtgaaggttgccaaatgttataaaatttcggaagattattttcccatgaaaaacatgtgttcttcttatcatgtattttctgtgctgcaccatttttgacgtaggactacgtctttcatttctataccggggtgtaaaatcaaagtttcgaaaacgaaagcgttacgccggagaccgagattttgagtgttaatagctcctaaacaactgaacgaaatggtatgataaacacttcattcgaaagataaaatgtctacgcgttctatacttgttactttctgatccaaaaacttgtttcaatagtcttaaatttgctttcaaaataggctattgaaatcaccaatcggtatataagcgagcgccgctcggaaatccactcagttctaattgaacagcgattggagcatgttgtcgctgttgtggtgaagctcttcgtttatcatgaaagcgcggatgaacggtgtcaccaagagcctgtttgtgcaccttaggccagaagggaatccatcaggaggagagtgatgctacaaacggttccccgggaagatctcgaagcagccgctacacacacacatacacgcacggaattctttccgtttggatcgagaaagatccggaaaataatctgccagttcctctaggaatttaaaaatacattcatgtgaaagagtttatttgaatgttttctatccatgtaacactgtgaccaaatatgtttcaatcaagtgctattaacagatggttatcgagttagcattaaccactggtgggcttccagtatcgaggaaaatgtggaaatatctaatcgttactgaaaataatctgccagttcctctgggaatttaaaattacattcatatgaaagagtttattttaatgttttctatccatgtaacactgtgaccaaatacattaggttttgtgatttttcaatcaatcgcaatcaacaggatagcttctgaagattattcttccctatcagtaggatatttccgtatctaatattggatgcataaaaccttgtgcctccaacgtaacgctctcgatttcgaagttctccaaatattcattcattcagaatgaattcagattcaacttcatacaaatgatctctaaatcaacgatagtcctacgtcacccttgcggttataccatagatataacctacttcctgtttattgtattaatttttcaaccgaatatcacatattttcaacaataagtattttcctgttattttggtatgcaaaaaaataaaacgcgaagagataaagaaaactaaaaaacctagatttgatagtaggagtatgatatgttgaaatacatgaattaaattcaaagttaattttatttatcaagagattatgggccttaccgtttacacttcacgatgaaaacgaaatgaacgacacgccattaaatttcgttttacgagttagagaaaatgatgggttttcaggtagaatgaacagttttcaaatagaaattatgaatgaaaattaactgctccctatcaaattagtgttcaatgtgaatagaAAACCTTGCTTTCcacatttggtaaaataatctcgtactaaaattgtatctgaagataattttacattataatgataagtgATAATATtggaaagtgtatagaaaatagatcaggttagggtaagaaagacgtacttcaagtaaataaataacgccagatagaaattttcatttagaTTATAGCAATTTAAAAATGCCTTCgagccgagtagtaagacttgttaaaaactaatttcgtatccagatatcgacaccgtatcgttgtcatcgcggatactctTCATTTCTTTTTCACCGTGGAGTGTATAAGGGAAAAAGGCCCTATAAttcaactttgatatcgttcaaatacaaacagtactgaaatattgataaaataagacattcccaaattataacataacgtttatttagttttgttttgtaagtatgtatggtttattcaggttccaacatgattttaaatactttttctgctgccttggttgttatttgttatttgatcttaattttattgctaactgctttacggttgaaaaattattgaatgctcttctctgctaggtcgctgctattatgctaatataaaaaataaaatatagttggcaacactgtgaaaatcttggaaatcccatttttgtatatttatctttgtcaattattttcctcatcagccaatcagaagccgagttgcaagtggtccaaGTTTGACTGAAAAAGTGGTCCGAAATCGGCCCCCTATAGgtgatctaacgtacaaatctacacctaggcggcgctgcggtgaaagtgatgatggttttaaattttgccatgtgagcttatggaaggtttgtagttctttccataaattacaatgttataatcataaaagattatttgattgcgatgagtttataagaaatttaattctgcgcaattttatatataacatgttatttatttacctctttcagtagtgaaaactataaaaatgttgacaatggttgaattaaagaaggaaattcgagagcacaatcaaacacaagtagaaaaatgcacgattcctgcatgtgagaactaccttggaaagcgcggaagtaaaatatacgtgatttgtttttgagttttaggttacattagcatcattttcctagttcaaaaacaaaatccagatgtctcaccgatcgtttacgttttgcgttagatcgccaattgtcatgtctcgtctcaggatCGGAGTACTCACGAAAATTTTATTGTACGATAActgacgaagagaaacaaacaaattttgttcgatagaagctggtgaattcgaacgaagcaaaggggaagcaatgtaaccacaccaatacaactcaatgtggttgtttactttcactattgcatacaatttgcTTTGACGGCGGAATgttgtcgacatctggatacgacattagtttgtatgaagctaactattctctatcagattagtcggccctaaggcagttttaaattgctaaaatgtgtatgagaatttttttcttggcgttatttacctactacaAGTACGtttttctgaccctaatttaaactattttctatgaattttcaaatattctcaccaaaacttaccattataatataaaattatctttagacactatttttgtatgatattttttcactacttgcaagcaaaagtgattttcatttacatagaatactaatttgatttgggaaaaattattttcattcataatttttattttgaaagtgtgttcatttcttctgcaaacccctATTGTCATGCCAACTctcccattccgtaatacgaagctcaatgccgtcaacgcggattcgTACGACctcttttctgcatccagtgtcaccggcGCCTTATTTGTGTGCTATTTGTATCTCTTG
The Toxorhynchites rutilus septentrionalis strain SRP chromosome 2, ASM2978413v1, whole genome shotgun sequence genome window above contains:
- the LOC129768525 gene encoding zinc finger protein 358-like isoform X3, which gives rise to MAFISNNHDQCSFCSNMCNDKFHHVLVPSHEEQKLKTVLQKLRSFTSPLSSYPTCDKCHQEFITVHNIPESCFQILPISEPTDIKMEPELTINDELSDNKDIFETDPAVDFRPIGQDDEMQIREIGEIFFIREIDDDDNMSSTPDAVSKRRILLKCEKCEKTFASRHRLKVHVLTHTGERPFPCPYCQKTYRESAKLRIHIRNHTGDRPYSCLRCSKAFTQSTLLQYHIRTNKCERPYSCPQCPKTFVKSSALQTHIQAHPGEKPVFKCEECVETFSSRTRLKVHVRSHTGKSSFSCPHCQNAYRNASTLRAHIRTHTGERPYACPHCPKMFKQSSSLKPHIRTHTGERPFSCPHCPKTFGTKGALKQHILTHTD
- the LOC129768525 gene encoding zinc finger protein 182-like isoform X2 encodes the protein MLCDQCSFCSNMCNDKFHHVLVPSHEEQKLKTVLQKLRSFTSPLSSYPTCDKCHQEFITVHNIPESCFQILPISEPTDIKMEPELTINDELSDNKDIFETDPAVDFRPIGQDDEMQIREIGEIFFIREIDDDDNMSSTPDAVSKRKKGSAKEGRILLKCEKCEKTFASRHRLKVHVLTHTGERPFPCPYCQKTYRESAKLRIHIRNHTGDRPYSCLRCSKAFTQSTLLQYHIRTNKCERPYSCPQCPKTFVKSSALQTHIQAHPGEKPVFKCEECVETFSSRTRLKVHVRSHTGKSSFSCPHCQNAYRNASTLRAHIRTHTGERPYACPHCPKMFKQSSSLKPHIRTHTGERPFSCPHCPKTFGTKGALKQHILTHTD
- the LOC129768525 gene encoding zinc finger protein 182-like isoform X1 gives rise to the protein MAFISNNHDQCSFCSNMCNDKFHHVLVPSHEEQKLKTVLQKLRSFTSPLSSYPTCDKCHQEFITVHNIPESCFQILPISEPTDIKMEPELTINDELSDNKDIFETDPAVDFRPIGQDDEMQIREIGEIFFIREIDDDDNMSSTPDAVSKRKKGSAKEGRILLKCEKCEKTFASRHRLKVHVLTHTGERPFPCPYCQKTYRESAKLRIHIRNHTGDRPYSCLRCSKAFTQSTLLQYHIRTNKCERPYSCPQCPKTFVKSSALQTHIQAHPGEKPVFKCEECVETFSSRTRLKVHVRSHTGKSSFSCPHCQNAYRNASTLRAHIRTHTGERPYACPHCPKMFKQSSSLKPHIRTHTGERPFSCPHCPKTFGTKGALKQHILTHTD